From a region of the Apibacter sp. B3706 genome:
- a CDS encoding branched-chain amino acid aminotransferase: MKINKIANSRLDTIDPNDSPFGANISDHMLICEYENGKWGEPIIMPYGSMNYSPALMALHYGQAIFEGMKAYKDKNNEVFLFRPEKNFERFNKSAERLAMPQIPKEIFLDGLYALIDLDRGWIPTKPGISLYIRPVMFASEEMFSARISKKYTFAIMTSPAGLYYDKPLKIKIEDYYTRAVDGGVGFTKCAGNYGASFYPTFLANQNGFDQVIWTDSKNHRYFEESGTMNVMVRIGNTIYTPPTSTTILSGITRDSLVHLAKYHNLDIKEERISVDDIVNAYQEGNLKEIFGCGTAVVISRYSHLGYQDSIMELPQLSDEESYAVFLKKQLVGIQTNEIDDPFGWRYKI; encoded by the coding sequence ATGAAAATAAATAAAATAGCAAACTCCAGATTAGATACAATCGATCCTAATGACTCCCCTTTTGGAGCCAACATATCTGATCATATGCTCATATGTGAATACGAAAACGGTAAATGGGGAGAACCGATTATTATGCCATATGGTTCGATGAACTATTCTCCTGCCTTGATGGCTCTTCATTATGGCCAAGCCATCTTTGAAGGAATGAAAGCATATAAGGATAAAAATAATGAGGTTTTTTTATTCCGACCTGAAAAAAACTTTGAAAGATTTAATAAATCTGCGGAACGTTTAGCTATGCCGCAAATACCTAAAGAAATTTTTCTTGATGGACTTTATGCTTTAATTGATTTGGATCGGGGTTGGATTCCTACTAAACCGGGTATTTCACTATATATTCGTCCGGTTATGTTTGCTTCTGAAGAAATGTTTTCAGCAAGGATATCTAAAAAATATACTTTTGCTATTATGACTTCTCCTGCCGGACTTTATTATGATAAGCCCTTAAAAATTAAAATTGAAGACTATTATACTCGTGCAGTAGACGGAGGGGTTGGATTTACTAAATGCGCCGGTAATTACGGGGCTTCTTTTTATCCTACATTTCTAGCTAATCAAAATGGTTTTGATCAGGTAATTTGGACCGATAGTAAAAATCACAGGTATTTTGAGGAATCCGGAACTATGAATGTTATGGTAAGAATCGGAAACACTATTTACACCCCCCCTACTTCCACAACGATTTTAAGCGGTATTACCAGAGACAGCTTAGTACATTTAGCCAAATATCACAATCTGGATATTAAGGAAGAACGGATATCTGTTGACGACATTGTAAATGCATATCAAGAAGGTAATCTAAAAGAAATATTCGGTTGTGGTACTGCCGTGGTAATTTCAAGGTATTCTCATTTGGGCTATCAAGATTCTATCATGGAATTGCCTCAATTATCGGATGAAGAAAGTTATGCCGTTTTTCTTAAAAAACAGTTAGTGGGTATACAAACTAATGAAATTGATGATCCTTTTGGATGGAGATATAAAATTTAA
- a CDS encoding ArnT family glycosyltransferase: MKVNSIKNIQFIFIGILFIFNIFQSVTLPLIDDEAYYWVWSNHLDFGYYDHPPMIALFIKAGYLFFKGTLGVRFVSIISWTVVYCIWLLILKPKTLKENYLFIGLFGSVGFYQTLGFISTPDTPLLLFTSLFLWRWKSFSEKNNPLNALLLGLSMALTMYSKYQGALLIILTFIPFLPSLLKNKWFYFSLLFSLLLYIPHLYWQYDHDWASIKYHLFERSKQKAVTYPFLKWILGILILGNPLLLYFYGKSIFKRLDGNKPWIRSLQWISLGGILFFSLFSFSRVIQPQWNLIIYIALIPLTYLTFKEKNNVWITGLSFTYILLLFIVRISLFFPAVIHKSPMYKLKQFVLNAKEVTEGIAVFERYQKAAAYNFYTQQPSCCLQVYTHRYSQYDIWNSEQKIQGKMITFFGVEELSPVYLVDEDGKNEYYKTVDKFYSYSQIKCEVQPTTISSEEESQTLDVKWINPYNKDISLGDDPPQELAFLFFNAKTFEPQNIISINKKFILPPKSSTDQTLFIDVSQIPPGTYKVYLILKPYNLFGKIISNEMSLHIP; encoded by the coding sequence ATGAAAGTTAATTCCATAAAAAACATCCAATTTATATTCATAGGTATTTTATTCATATTCAATATTTTTCAATCGGTAACACTTCCTTTAATTGATGATGAGGCTTATTATTGGGTTTGGTCGAATCATTTGGATTTTGGTTATTACGATCATCCTCCTATGATTGCTTTATTTATCAAGGCGGGATATTTATTTTTCAAAGGAACTTTGGGGGTTCGATTTGTATCGATTATATCTTGGACAGTCGTTTATTGTATTTGGTTGTTGATTCTTAAACCTAAAACGTTAAAAGAAAATTATTTATTTATAGGACTTTTTGGATCTGTCGGATTTTATCAAACGTTAGGATTTATATCTACTCCCGACACTCCTTTGCTTTTATTCACTTCTTTATTTTTATGGAGGTGGAAATCATTTAGTGAGAAAAATAATCCACTAAATGCTTTACTTTTGGGCTTATCCATGGCACTTACCATGTATTCTAAATATCAGGGAGCATTATTGATTATTCTAACTTTTATTCCTTTTCTCCCTTCTTTATTAAAAAATAAATGGTTTTACTTCAGTTTGTTGTTTTCTTTGCTTTTATATATTCCTCATTTATATTGGCAGTATGATCACGATTGGGCATCTATAAAATATCATCTTTTTGAAAGGAGCAAACAAAAAGCTGTGACTTATCCATTCCTCAAATGGATACTTGGTATACTTATATTAGGTAACCCTTTGCTTCTCTATTTTTACGGTAAAAGTATTTTCAAACGTTTAGATGGAAATAAACCATGGATAAGATCTTTACAATGGATTAGCTTGGGTGGAATCCTTTTTTTTAGTTTATTTTCATTTAGCAGAGTAATTCAACCGCAATGGAACTTAATTATTTATATTGCGCTCATTCCTTTAACTTATTTAACGTTTAAAGAAAAAAACAATGTTTGGATCACCGGACTTTCTTTTACTTATATTTTACTTTTGTTTATTGTGAGAATATCATTATTCTTTCCCGCTGTCATACATAAAAGTCCCATGTATAAATTGAAGCAATTTGTTTTAAATGCTAAAGAAGTAACGGAGGGTATAGCGGTTTTTGAACGCTATCAAAAAGCGGCTGCATACAATTTTTATACACAACAACCTTCTTGTTGTTTACAAGTTTATACTCATAGATATTCTCAATACGATATTTGGAATTCCGAACAAAAAATTCAAGGGAAAATGATTACATTTTTTGGGGTGGAAGAATTATCTCCCGTTTACCTTGTTGATGAGGATGGAAAAAACGAATATTATAAAACTGTAGATAAATTTTATTCTTACTCTCAAATAAAATGTGAAGTTCAGCCCACTACTATTTCTTCCGAAGAAGAATCACAAACACTCGATGTTAAGTGGATAAATCCCTATAATAAAGACATTAGTTTAGGTGATGATCCCCCTCAAGAACTAGCATTTTTATTTTTTAATGCTAAAACTTTTGAACCACAAAATATAATTTCAATTAATAAAAAATTTATTCTTCCGCCTAAAAGCTCTACAGACCAAACTTTATTTATTGATGTTTCTCAAATTCCTCCCGGTACTTATAAAGTCTATCTGATTTTAAAACCCTATAATTTATTTGGAAAAATTATCTCTAATGAAATGAGCCTCCATATTCCTTAA
- a CDS encoding DUF493 domain-containing protein, with the protein MNRNDNIKIFANKGENPEDFYSRFKEQLDKEHTFPGNYMFKFIIPTESKKVAQLHKIFDHSGASFSMKESKNGKYTSITITMYVTDSISVIEYYKEASSIEGIVML; encoded by the coding sequence ATGAATAGGAATGACAATATAAAAATATTTGCCAATAAAGGCGAAAATCCTGAAGATTTTTATTCAAGATTTAAAGAACAGTTAGACAAAGAACATACATTTCCGGGGAATTATATGTTTAAGTTTATAATTCCAACGGAAAGCAAGAAAGTGGCTCAATTGCATAAAATTTTTGATCATAGCGGAGCTTCATTTTCAATGAAAGAAAGTAAAAACGGTAAATATACAAGCATAACCATCACTATGTATGTAACGGATTCAATTTCAGTTATTGAATATTATAAAGAAGCAAGTTCCATTGAAGGAATAGTTATGTTATAA
- a CDS encoding AMP-dependent synthetase/ligase: MKVARLFDILYYQLENRPIEVSLSSKKNGVWEGISTKSLIDQVNQVSRGLLKYGIKPEDRIALITSVNRTEWMIMDFAIQQIGAVSVPIYPTMSDDDLTFILNNSEAKFCLISDKKLYDKVQNIKENCPSLSNIFTFDEIEGVPHWSEIKEKGEEESNQQDVETLKNTIKPDTWMTLIYTSGTTGRPKGVMLSHGNVLSNVMGCHTRFLMKNDEKFRILSILPISHILERMVVYVFMYKCYGIYFAEGIDKLASNFQEVKPDVILVVPRVIEKLYASIYNKGTSSGWIKKQIFLWALNVAKKYQPFKPTGLSHKIADALVFKKWREAVGNNLQLMICGSAALSENLCRVFSAAGLLVTEGYGMTETSPVISVNGINDEVYRLGTVGPLLDGYEVKIAEDGEILTKGPNVFLGYYKDEEKTKEIFTEDGWLKTGDIGYMKDGFLKITDRKKEIFKTSGGKYIIPQVTENNLKQSRFIGEAMVVGDGEKMPCALIQPDFDFISKYISYKHLPLNSTASPEEIVNNKIIKDRIMQDVEKVNKNLGKWEQIKKIELTPNVWSVDGGELTPTLKLKRKFIKEKYINLYNKLYDK, translated from the coding sequence ATGAAAGTCGCTAGGCTATTTGACATTTTATATTATCAATTAGAAAATAGGCCGATTGAAGTTTCCTTATCATCAAAAAAAAATGGAGTTTGGGAAGGAATATCAACAAAATCGCTTATAGATCAGGTTAACCAAGTTAGTAGAGGTCTTTTAAAATATGGAATTAAACCTGAAGACAGAATAGCTTTAATTACGTCAGTAAACAGAACAGAATGGATGATTATGGATTTTGCCATACAACAAATAGGAGCGGTAAGTGTTCCTATATATCCAACCATGAGCGATGACGATTTAACATTTATACTCAACAACAGTGAAGCTAAATTTTGTCTGATTTCTGACAAAAAGTTATATGATAAAGTACAAAATATAAAGGAAAATTGCCCTTCGCTTTCAAATATTTTTACCTTCGATGAGATAGAAGGAGTTCCCCATTGGTCGGAAATTAAAGAAAAGGGTGAAGAGGAATCCAATCAACAAGATGTTGAAACCTTAAAAAATACTATAAAACCCGATACATGGATGACGTTAATTTATACTTCCGGAACTACAGGAAGACCCAAAGGCGTTATGCTCTCACATGGAAATGTACTATCCAATGTAATGGGATGCCATACCAGATTTTTAATGAAAAATGATGAGAAATTTAGAATTTTAAGTATTCTTCCCATCAGTCATATATTAGAAAGAATGGTAGTCTATGTTTTTATGTATAAATGTTATGGGATATATTTTGCAGAAGGTATAGATAAATTAGCTTCAAACTTTCAAGAAGTTAAACCCGATGTGATTCTAGTGGTTCCGAGAGTAATTGAAAAATTGTATGCATCCATATATAACAAAGGAACTTCTTCCGGTTGGATTAAAAAACAAATCTTCTTATGGGCACTCAATGTAGCTAAAAAATATCAACCCTTCAAACCGACCGGCCTTTCTCATAAAATAGCAGATGCTTTAGTATTTAAAAAGTGGAGAGAAGCAGTAGGTAATAATCTTCAGTTAATGATATGTGGAAGTGCCGCGCTATCTGAAAATCTTTGTAGAGTATTCTCTGCCGCGGGGTTGCTCGTTACGGAAGGATATGGAATGACAGAAACGTCTCCGGTTATTTCAGTAAACGGTATAAATGATGAAGTCTACCGATTAGGAACGGTGGGGCCTTTATTAGACGGATATGAGGTTAAAATTGCAGAGGACGGAGAAATACTAACCAAAGGGCCGAATGTTTTCTTAGGGTACTATAAAGATGAAGAAAAAACCAAAGAAATATTTACGGAAGACGGTTGGCTTAAGACAGGAGATATAGGTTATATGAAAGATGGATTCTTGAAAATTACCGATCGAAAAAAAGAAATATTTAAAACCTCCGGAGGAAAATATATTATTCCTCAAGTAACTGAAAATAACCTTAAGCAATCACGGTTTATAGGAGAAGCCATGGTAGTTGGTGACGGAGAAAAAATGCCTTGTGCGCTTATACAGCCTGATTTTGATTTTATTTCTAAATATATTAGTTATAAACATTTACCATTAAATTCTACTGCTTCGCCAGAAGAAATTGTCAATAATAAGATAATTAAAGATAGAATCATGCAAGATGTTGAAAAGGTAAATAAAAATTTAGGGAAATGGGAGCAAATTAAAAAAATTGAGCTAACCCCCAATGTATGGTCGGTAGATGGAGGAGAATTAACCCCTACCTTAAAATTAAAAAGAAAATTTATTAAAGAAAAGTACATCAATTTATATAATAAATTGTATGATAAATAA
- a CDS encoding ABC transporter ATP-binding protein — MVLIQNIHKSFGSLEVLKGVSLHIKKGEIVTIVGESGAGKSTLLQIIGTLDKPSNPERYHSIIEIDNLPITQLRDKELSLFRNQNIGFIFQFHQLLPEFTALENVMLPGMIAGKSKSKLVNKAKELLSYLKLSHRLEHKPGELSGGEQQRVSVARALMNNPKIILADEPSGNLDSANAEDLHQLFYQLRKEFNQTFIIVTHNSHLASMADRSLLMKDGIIANV; from the coding sequence ATGGTACTTATTCAAAATATACATAAATCTTTTGGTTCCCTTGAAGTTTTAAAAGGTGTTTCTCTCCATATAAAAAAAGGTGAAATAGTTACCATCGTGGGAGAATCCGGTGCAGGTAAATCAACTCTTTTGCAAATCATTGGTACTTTAGACAAACCGTCAAATCCGGAAAGATATCACAGCATTATTGAAATTGATAATTTACCCATTACTCAATTGAGAGATAAGGAACTTTCTTTATTTAGAAACCAGAATATTGGATTTATTTTTCAATTTCATCAGTTATTACCTGAATTTACTGCACTGGAAAACGTGATGTTACCCGGAATGATTGCCGGAAAATCTAAATCTAAATTAGTTAATAAAGCAAAGGAATTATTAAGTTACCTGAAATTATCTCACCGCTTGGAGCATAAACCCGGTGAACTTTCCGGTGGTGAACAGCAAAGGGTTTCCGTTGCCAGGGCATTAATGAATAATCCTAAAATTATTTTAGCGGATGAGCCATCAGGAAATCTTGATTCCGCGAATGCTGAAGATTTACATCAATTATTTTATCAATTAAGAAAAGAATTTAATCAGACTTTTATAATTGTGACGCATAACTCTCATTTAGCTTCTATGGCAGATAGAAGTTTACTTATGAAAGACGGGATAATAGCCAATGTTTAA
- the mnmD gene encoding tRNA (5-methylaminomethyl-2-thiouridine)(34)-methyltransferase MnmD, whose product MDLRFMLERTIITTSEGTKTLHIPEWNETYHSRHGIMQEAEHVFISHGLDQLKISEISILEMGFGTGLNAFLTLYKAIEKDLTVRYYTLEKYPLTHEEIKELQYGTLLNKEKAEEYYQSLHQAEWGKETQINKNFTIIKFKADFLELRNLPISDINVVYYDAFGARVQPELWEEDIFKQIFDRMAPQGLLTTYSSKGSARRAMQNVGFDVEKLTGPKGKREMVNAWKR is encoded by the coding sequence ATGGATTTACGTTTTATGTTAGAAAGAACCATTATTACCACATCCGAAGGTACTAAAACCTTACATATTCCTGAATGGAATGAGACTTATCATTCCCGTCATGGTATCATGCAAGAAGCAGAACATGTATTTATATCTCATGGATTAGATCAATTAAAAATTTCTGAGATTTCCATTTTGGAAATGGGTTTTGGAACGGGTTTAAATGCCTTTTTAACATTATATAAAGCAATAGAAAAGGATTTGACTGTTCGATATTATACGTTGGAAAAATATCCTCTAACACATGAAGAAATTAAAGAGTTACAATACGGGACTTTACTAAATAAAGAAAAAGCAGAAGAATATTATCAATCGTTACATCAAGCAGAGTGGGGGAAGGAAACTCAAATTAATAAAAATTTTACTATCATTAAATTTAAGGCAGATTTTCTTGAATTAAGAAATTTACCTATTTCCGATATAAATGTAGTTTATTATGATGCTTTTGGAGCAAGAGTTCAACCCGAGCTTTGGGAAGAAGATATTTTTAAGCAAATCTTCGATCGGATGGCACCACAAGGATTGCTAACTACCTATTCCAGTAAAGGAAGTGCAAGAAGAGCCATGCAAAATGTAGGATTTGACGTAGAAAAATTAACTGGACCTAAAGGAAAACGAGAAATGGTTAATGCATGGAAAAGATAA
- a CDS encoding NUDIX domain-containing protein, producing the protein MEKITKLNVRVYGLLIKDNCLMFLHEMYAGKPLLKLPGGGLELGEGTRDTLIREFKEELNLEVTVKEHFYTQDFFLESKLTPDSQLLTVYYKVECNDLSNLQIIEKSINQIEWMPLDQITLDSIPLPVDKIVVKKLLHKNT; encoded by the coding sequence ATGGAAAAGATAACAAAATTAAATGTAAGAGTATATGGACTTTTAATAAAAGATAATTGTTTGATGTTTCTACACGAAATGTATGCGGGAAAACCATTACTTAAATTGCCCGGTGGAGGATTGGAATTGGGAGAAGGAACTCGGGATACATTGATTAGAGAATTTAAAGAAGAATTAAATTTAGAAGTTACAGTAAAAGAGCATTTCTATACTCAAGATTTTTTCCTGGAATCTAAATTAACTCCCGATAGTCAATTACTTACCGTGTACTATAAAGTGGAATGTAATGATCTTTCCAATCTTCAAATAATAGAAAAGTCCATAAATCAAATAGAATGGATGCCTTTAGATCAAATTACATTAGATAGCATCCCATTACCGGTCGATAAAATTGTAGTAAAAAAATTACTTCATAAAAATACCTGA